One window from the genome of Synechococcus sp. PROS-7-1 encodes:
- a CDS encoding HlyD family secretion protein: MNPNNGPDDQEQSSPAGKLVKQARSALESRITTISDQENVLQQSRFWMKTVTWTLIGTTALGIGWLAVARTEEVVVAKGKLEPVGNVKDVRIPPGGVVEEILVKSGQRVSKGQALIRLDQESSAEQLKSLTQGLEEKTTQIGQKEQQLLLKKQERVRTEELNREQVATTRANLALEREILTRLESLAKEGGVQDIQYLQQRNKVQELKGELTKRELDGRRQINQIDQQIEQLNAELAGLRSERAQLNANLTDVRVTNKNQTLRAPVDGIVFDLKLNNPGFVSQAMSSEVALKVVPFNTLEADVEIPSNKIGFVRPGQPADISIDSFPATDFGVLAGTVQSVGSDALAPDPQQMRQEYTYPAVIKLDSQQLKLNDGKELPLQVGMSLTANIKLRSVSYLQLLLNTFQSKTDSLRQL, translated from the coding sequence ATGAATCCCAACAACGGACCGGACGATCAGGAGCAGTCCAGCCCCGCAGGGAAGCTGGTCAAGCAGGCCCGCTCTGCCCTTGAAAGCCGCATCACCACGATTTCCGACCAGGAAAACGTGCTGCAGCAAAGCCGCTTCTGGATGAAGACGGTGACCTGGACCCTCATCGGCACCACCGCACTGGGCATCGGCTGGCTGGCCGTTGCCCGCACCGAGGAAGTGGTGGTGGCCAAAGGCAAACTGGAACCGGTGGGCAACGTGAAGGATGTGCGCATTCCGCCCGGTGGCGTGGTGGAGGAGATCCTGGTGAAAAGCGGCCAACGGGTGAGCAAGGGCCAGGCCTTGATCCGCCTCGATCAGGAGAGTTCCGCTGAACAGCTGAAATCACTCACCCAAGGGCTGGAGGAAAAAACCACCCAAATCGGTCAGAAGGAGCAGCAGTTGCTGCTCAAGAAACAGGAGCGCGTCCGCACCGAAGAGCTGAACCGGGAACAGGTGGCCACAACCCGGGCCAATCTTGCGCTGGAGCGAGAGATTCTCACGCGTCTGGAAAGCCTGGCCAAAGAGGGCGGCGTGCAGGACATTCAATATCTTCAGCAGCGCAACAAGGTGCAGGAGCTCAAAGGTGAGCTCACCAAGCGGGAATTGGATGGACGCCGGCAGATCAATCAAATCGATCAGCAGATTGAACAACTCAATGCCGAGCTCGCGGGACTGCGCAGCGAGCGGGCCCAACTGAACGCAAACCTCACCGACGTGCGGGTCACCAACAAAAACCAGACCCTGCGCGCACCAGTGGATGGAATCGTGTTTGATCTCAAACTCAACAATCCTGGCTTTGTCTCCCAGGCCATGTCATCAGAGGTGGCCTTGAAGGTGGTTCCCTTCAACACCCTGGAAGCCGATGTGGAGATCCCAAGCAACAAGATCGGTTTCGTACGTCCTGGCCAACCAGCCGATATCAGCATCGATTCCTTCCCAGCGACAGACTTCGGCGTGCTGGCGGGAACCGTGCAATCGGTCGGCTCTGACGCCCTAGCCCCTGACCCCCAGCAGATGCGTCAGGAATACACCTACCCGGCAGTGATCAAGCTTGATAGCCAGCAACTCAAACTCAACGACGGCAAGGAATTACCCCTGCAGGTGGGCATGTCGTTAACGGCCAATATCAAGCTGCGCAGCGTCAGCTATCTGCAGCTTCTGCTGAATACATTCCAGAGCAAAACGGATTCTCTGAGGCAGCTCTAA
- a CDS encoding ecotin family protein produces the protein MAFSQSLTTISGALAGASLILVSALEPVAAIPRLNLNGYPAPAPGLQRWVIQPSGLLPKTTDPLVSAHPLDWRIQLIVGQEVTLDCNLQRLSGPGMTMRMLPQASGKALFEVKGPLRVISTKKACPPGDPVKRSFLSLGLQPYLVPYNPSWPIVVDLPEGAELRWRVWKAETRQQKAVKL, from the coding sequence ATGGCGTTCTCACAGTCTCTGACGACGATCTCCGGGGCTTTGGCCGGGGCCTCCTTGATCCTCGTGAGTGCTCTTGAGCCCGTGGCAGCCATCCCTCGCTTGAACCTGAACGGCTATCCCGCACCGGCTCCGGGCCTGCAGCGCTGGGTGATCCAGCCATCCGGGCTGCTGCCCAAGACCACCGATCCGTTGGTTTCAGCCCATCCGCTCGACTGGCGTATTCAGTTGATCGTGGGCCAGGAGGTGACCTTGGATTGCAACCTTCAGCGGTTGTCCGGTCCTGGGATGACCATGCGCATGCTGCCCCAGGCGTCGGGCAAGGCCCTGTTTGAAGTGAAGGGACCGTTGCGCGTGATCAGCACCAAAAAGGCTTGCCCACCTGGAGACCCAGTGAAACGCTCGTTCCTCTCCCTGGGTCTGCAGCCCTATCTGGTGCCTTACAACCCGTCATGGCCGATCGTGGTGGATCTGCCCGAGGGTGCCGAACTGCGTTGGCGCGTCTGGAAAGCAGAAACCCGCCAGCAGAAGGCCGTGAAACTTTGA
- the queC gene encoding 7-cyano-7-deazaguanine synthase QueC → MTDFSAIALLSGGLDSATAAALAQEAGARVIGLSFDYGQRHRRELQAAAAIAEALNLAEHHTISVNLASWGGSSLTDSAQDLPIDGVQDGVIPNTYVPGRNTVFISIGLSLAEARGADRLVLGVNAVDYSGYPDCRPDYLDAFQTLADLSSKVGREGRGPRLWAPLVEWSKQKIVEEALRLGIPIERTWSCYSGGEAPCGVCDSCRIRDAALRDAGRPDLCSSASR, encoded by the coding sequence ATGACCGATTTCTCTGCGATCGCCCTGCTCTCCGGCGGGCTTGATTCCGCCACAGCGGCAGCGCTGGCGCAGGAAGCCGGCGCACGGGTGATCGGATTGTCGTTTGACTATGGCCAACGACACCGACGCGAGCTGCAGGCGGCAGCAGCCATTGCGGAAGCCCTGAACCTGGCGGAACACCACACGATCAGTGTGAACCTGGCCAGCTGGGGAGGATCATCACTTACCGATAGCGCGCAGGATCTGCCGATTGATGGCGTGCAAGACGGGGTGATTCCCAACACCTATGTGCCCGGCCGCAACACCGTGTTCATCAGCATCGGACTGAGCCTGGCCGAAGCCCGCGGCGCCGATCGCCTGGTGCTGGGCGTCAATGCCGTGGACTACTCGGGGTACCCCGACTGCCGGCCGGACTACCTGGATGCCTTTCAGACCTTGGCGGATCTCAGCAGCAAGGTGGGCCGCGAAGGACGGGGCCCAAGGCTGTGGGCACCACTGGTGGAGTGGAGCAAGCAAAAAATTGTGGAAGAAGCACTACGCCTGGGGATCCCGATCGAACGCACCTGGAGCTGTTACAGCGGCGGTGAAGCCCCCTGCGGGGTGTGTGACAGCTGCCGGATCCGCGATGCCGCGCTGCGAGATGCCGGTCGCCCTGATCTCTGCAGCAGCGCCAGCCGATGA
- a CDS encoding anthranilate synthase component I family protein codes for MTLLRKRLPWREPADVAAVLACLYGEQGLIWLDGDGGELGRRVTLAADPLEQHCCRGLPGDPEATNPFSALRELSPGHWTGWLSYDAAAWTEPGNPWSRDPMASLWIARHDPVLRFDLQARALHLEGTDPSRHAAMAKLLETQSIETIPSEASAKQPLGCRWHRHSDRDAFMAGVLRIRELIASGDLFQANLTACASATLPEHTSNLALYQRLRQQCPAPFSGLLIGSGAAEGEAVLSTSPERFLEVMPDGAVQTRPIKGTRPRHPDPRIDDDLAAELVCSAKDRAENVMIVDLLRNDLGRVCVPGSVQVPDLVRLESYARVHHLTSVVTGQLRAGNTWVDLLEASWPGGSITGAPKLRACQRLQELEPLGRGPYCGSILHIDWDGRFDSNILIRSLLRKDHQLRLHAGCGIVADSDPEAEAEELDWKLLPLLEALA; via the coding sequence ATGACACTGCTGCGCAAACGCTTGCCATGGCGTGAACCGGCTGATGTTGCAGCTGTTCTGGCCTGCCTCTACGGGGAACAGGGTCTCATTTGGCTGGACGGCGATGGCGGCGAGCTTGGACGGCGCGTCACCCTGGCGGCGGATCCTCTGGAGCAGCACTGCTGCCGCGGCCTGCCAGGCGATCCTGAGGCCACCAACCCCTTTTCCGCCCTGCGGGAGCTGAGCCCAGGGCACTGGACGGGCTGGCTGAGTTACGACGCCGCCGCCTGGACGGAACCTGGCAATCCCTGGAGCCGGGACCCGATGGCCAGCCTCTGGATCGCCCGCCACGATCCCGTTCTGCGCTTTGACCTGCAGGCCAGAGCGCTGCACCTGGAAGGCACCGACCCCTCTCGCCATGCGGCGATGGCAAAACTGCTGGAGACCCAGTCCATCGAGACCATCCCATCCGAAGCCAGCGCGAAGCAGCCTCTGGGTTGCCGCTGGCATCGCCACAGCGACCGCGACGCATTCATGGCCGGGGTCCTGCGCATCCGTGAGTTGATCGCCAGCGGAGATCTCTTCCAGGCGAACCTCACCGCCTGTGCGAGCGCAACACTCCCGGAGCACACGAGCAACCTGGCGCTCTACCAACGCCTGCGCCAGCAATGCCCCGCCCCCTTCAGTGGACTGCTGATCGGCAGCGGCGCTGCCGAAGGAGAAGCGGTGCTGTCGACGTCACCGGAGCGATTCCTCGAAGTCATGCCGGATGGAGCCGTGCAAACCCGACCGATCAAGGGCACCCGTCCACGCCATCCCGATCCACGCATCGACGATGACCTGGCGGCCGAGCTGGTGTGCAGCGCCAAAGACCGGGCCGAGAACGTGATGATCGTGGATCTGCTGCGCAACGATCTCGGCCGGGTGTGCGTGCCGGGATCCGTGCAAGTGCCCGATCTGGTGCGCCTGGAGAGTTATGCACGGGTGCATCACCTCACCTCAGTGGTGACCGGACAGTTGCGCGCTGGCAACACCTGGGTGGATCTACTGGAAGCCAGCTGGCCGGGAGGCTCAATCACAGGCGCACCCAAACTGCGCGCCTGCCAACGCCTGCAAGAGCTGGAACCGCTTGGGCGTGGTCCCTACTGCGGCTCGATCCTGCACATCGACTGGGATGGCCGCTTCGACAGCAACATCCTGATCCGCTCCCTCCTGCGCAAAGACCACCAGCTCCGCCTGCACGCGGGCTGCGGCATCGTGGCCGACTCCGATCCTGAGGCGGAAGCCGAGGAACTCGACTGGAAATTGCTGCCCCTGCTGGAGGCGCTGGCATGA
- a CDS encoding aminotransferase class IV, whose product MSSTLAWINGTWGDPSELKLPLSDRGLQLADGVFETVLIRGGEPQLLQAHHARWRDGATTLGMAPPPSLEVLGPLLREAIQRVGLDAHPTIASSRSATEKHGALRLNWSRDGVAGRGIQLPTGAPDPEQHRFWFSLSHHTPTFQSVRTWVSRHEQRNANSRLSYCKTFAYGQAIQARREAIEHGADEGLLLSTTGELCCGSTANLLVQRHGQWLTPPLTSGCLPGVMRAQLLEHGLAQEATIHAKPEPGDRWLLINSLDCRVVSAVDDHELTTTTQAQELWSELLKP is encoded by the coding sequence ATGAGCAGCACGCTTGCCTGGATCAATGGCACATGGGGAGATCCCTCAGAGCTCAAGCTGCCCTTGAGCGACCGTGGCTTGCAGCTGGCTGACGGAGTGTTCGAAACGGTGTTGATTCGCGGAGGTGAACCACAACTGCTGCAGGCGCACCATGCCCGCTGGCGGGATGGTGCAACAACCCTGGGCATGGCACCACCACCGAGCCTGGAGGTGCTTGGCCCTCTGCTACGCGAAGCGATTCAACGCGTCGGGCTCGACGCTCACCCCACAATCGCCAGCAGTCGCAGCGCGACCGAAAAGCATGGAGCCCTGCGCTTGAACTGGAGCCGCGATGGTGTTGCCGGCCGAGGCATCCAACTCCCGACGGGTGCCCCAGACCCCGAGCAGCACCGCTTTTGGTTCAGCCTCAGCCACCACACACCAACCTTCCAAAGCGTGCGCACGTGGGTCAGTCGCCATGAGCAGCGCAACGCCAACAGCCGTCTGAGCTATTGCAAAACCTTCGCCTACGGCCAAGCGATTCAGGCCCGCCGCGAAGCAATCGAACACGGCGCCGATGAAGGCCTGTTGCTCAGCACCACCGGCGAACTGTGCTGCGGGAGCACCGCCAATCTGCTGGTGCAGCGTCACGGCCAATGGCTCACACCACCCCTGACCAGTGGTTGCTTACCAGGGGTGATGCGAGCACAACTGCTCGAACACGGGCTTGCTCAGGAAGCAACGATCCATGCCAAACCGGAACCTGGTGACCGCTGGCTGCTGATCAACAGCCTCGATTGCCGCGTGGTCAGCGCGGTGGATGATCATGAATTAACAACAACGACGCAGGCCCAAGAGCTGTGGAGCGAGCTCTTGAAGCCCTAA
- a CDS encoding APC family permease has protein sequence MAATLQRDLGVNSLILTVVTGTIGSGWLFAPYFCARIAGPASLLAWVIGGVMAFLLALVFAELGALVSSSGALAQLPLLSHGRLSGFIGGWSAWISYVSLPTIEVLALLQYLSSVLPWLTRDAGSSQDLTGSGQLVAVALLVLFTWINLAGVNQLARWIDGLTLWKLVVPLLVSISLMLIAGHWSNLQLPVQGQQDTLVDAIGSGGILFSLLGFRTAMDLAGEVRNPQRNVPLAMGVGLGLCLLIYLVLQLGFLVSVPPEALQQGWSRLSLSAHGGPLVALATGLGLGWVATILLIDAVVSPGATGMAYLGISARVSWMMGECRLLPGALGRLNSRGVPHWSLISSLVISTLLLWLAPSWQDVVSFLTSTLIIALAMGPVSLLALRRQLPNAPRRFQIPCPWLLSSMAFVMATWATSWSGREALEGAVLVIAVPSLIYALSNAWKGQPIELTSGLWWALYLGLLILDMELFSTGQPLELPMGWHLAVLAGLAMAVMPLAVNSALKDASPHALTPLTQPKETA, from the coding sequence TTGGCAGCGACCCTTCAACGCGACCTGGGCGTCAACTCCCTGATCCTCACGGTGGTGACCGGCACCATCGGCTCAGGCTGGCTGTTCGCTCCCTACTTCTGCGCACGCATCGCCGGCCCGGCAAGCCTGCTGGCCTGGGTGATCGGCGGAGTGATGGCCTTTCTCCTGGCGCTGGTGTTCGCAGAGCTGGGCGCTCTGGTGAGCAGCTCCGGAGCCCTGGCCCAGCTGCCCCTACTCAGCCATGGCCGCCTGTCGGGATTCATCGGCGGCTGGAGCGCCTGGATCTCCTACGTGTCGCTGCCCACAATCGAAGTGCTGGCCCTACTCCAGTACCTCTCGAGCGTGCTGCCCTGGCTCACCCGTGATGCAGGCAGTTCCCAAGACCTCACGGGCAGCGGACAGCTTGTGGCGGTGGCCCTGCTGGTGCTGTTCACCTGGATCAACCTTGCAGGCGTTAACCAACTGGCGCGCTGGATCGATGGCCTCACCCTTTGGAAACTCGTCGTTCCCCTGCTGGTGTCCATCAGCCTGATGCTGATTGCAGGCCACTGGAGCAATCTGCAACTCCCGGTTCAAGGGCAGCAAGACACGCTGGTGGATGCCATCGGCAGCGGCGGAATTCTGTTCAGCCTGCTGGGTTTTCGCACGGCGATGGACCTCGCCGGGGAAGTGCGCAATCCCCAGCGCAATGTCCCCCTGGCCATGGGAGTCGGCTTGGGCCTGTGTTTGTTGATCTATCTGGTGCTGCAGCTCGGCTTTCTGGTCAGCGTCCCACCGGAGGCCTTGCAACAGGGCTGGAGCCGACTCAGCCTCAGTGCCCATGGGGGTCCGCTCGTTGCGCTGGCCACGGGTCTGGGCCTGGGCTGGGTGGCCACCATCCTGCTCATCGATGCCGTGGTCTCCCCCGGTGCCACAGGCATGGCCTACCTGGGAATTTCCGCACGGGTGAGCTGGATGATGGGAGAGTGCCGGCTGCTTCCGGGCGCTCTCGGGCGGTTGAATAGTCGGGGGGTCCCCCACTGGTCGCTGATCAGCAGCCTGGTCATCAGCACACTTCTCCTCTGGCTGGCGCCGAGCTGGCAAGACGTGGTCAGCTTTCTGACCTCCACCTTGATCATTGCCCTGGCCATGGGCCCGGTGAGCCTGCTCGCCCTGCGCCGCCAACTGCCGAACGCCCCAAGACGCTTTCAGATTCCCTGCCCCTGGCTGCTCAGCAGCATGGCCTTTGTGATGGCCACCTGGGCGACGAGCTGGAGCGGGCGGGAGGCTTTGGAGGGAGCCGTGCTGGTGATTGCAGTTCCCAGCCTGATCTACGCCCTCAGCAACGCCTGGAAAGGCCAGCCGATTGAACTGACAAGCGGACTGTGGTGGGCGCTGTATCTCGGCCTGTTAATTCTCGATATGGAGCTGTTCAGCACGGGCCAGCCCCTGGAATTACCCATGGGCTGGCACCTCGCCGTTCTCGCAGGATTGGCCATGGCAGTGATGCCCTTGGCGGTGAACAGCGCGCTGAAGGATGCCTCACCCCATGCGCTCACGCCGCTGACGCAACCTAAGGAAACTGCTTGA
- a CDS encoding alpha/beta hydrolase: MSRLTIALLTVNKVKRWLGSVLGGAVISLGLPASAADTIVFRFGEFSRDVSVPALAKFSDDGTVSPDLSAYFRLLDPSARTALRTALNQSVPVNEVMASNFLSTPLGKSSLQQLVKVLDQPASVAQPALASALILAAAKPGDLRLIDVLEAYPTQRLPVNVAAVLSLARSLSQQMNLQNRLFEQISSIEGAPGSGPSLESLAEPGAIKFVPTPFQFEGRDGKRITAIAYIPDTATQASPAPLVAIAPGLNTNMNALLYVGQQLASHGYAVASLDFPFTSANAISAAIKGTGAIPPPNAWYGQPLSVSDLIDQVQQRWGERVRTDRVGVLGQSLGGYTVTALAGAELDWEHLVSNCRSLSDPDTVVLNPAVVWQCVAPGKVVERQSFRDPRVQVAVAINPVTNPIFSSASMQKIAVPILFVSGTNDVFAPPISQQLIPFTAINQPDSLLVLQHNGTHLSFLKGTSDLPAFVIGPDQPLARQELKGLARSFFDRHLRDQRSSPGPGQSTASNGELSGRDPLKLLITPRFSRQQLNQADPGFKQFP, translated from the coding sequence ATGAGTCGCCTGACGATTGCGCTGCTCACCGTGAATAAGGTCAAGCGATGGTTGGGTTCAGTGCTAGGCGGGGCGGTAATCAGCCTGGGTTTGCCCGCTTCGGCCGCAGACACAATTGTGTTTCGCTTTGGTGAATTCTCCAGGGATGTGTCCGTCCCCGCCCTGGCCAAGTTCAGTGATGACGGCACGGTGTCACCGGATCTCAGCGCTTATTTCCGCTTGCTGGACCCGTCCGCACGCACTGCTCTGCGGACAGCTCTGAACCAGAGCGTGCCGGTGAATGAGGTGATGGCCTCGAATTTCCTCAGTACGCCCCTCGGCAAGAGTTCCTTGCAGCAACTGGTGAAGGTGCTGGATCAGCCGGCGTCCGTGGCGCAACCGGCCCTGGCTTCGGCGCTCATTCTTGCCGCTGCAAAGCCGGGAGACCTGCGCTTGATCGATGTTCTCGAGGCTTACCCCACCCAGCGCCTGCCTGTGAACGTGGCCGCTGTTCTCTCCCTGGCCCGCTCCCTGTCTCAGCAGATGAATCTGCAGAACAGGCTGTTCGAGCAGATCTCCTCGATCGAGGGTGCTCCCGGTTCGGGTCCGTCTCTTGAAAGCCTGGCCGAACCAGGAGCCATCAAGTTCGTTCCAACGCCCTTTCAGTTCGAAGGCCGCGACGGTAAGCGCATCACCGCCATCGCTTATATCCCCGACACGGCCACCCAGGCGAGCCCTGCGCCTCTGGTGGCGATTGCTCCTGGCTTGAACACCAACATGAACGCCCTTCTGTATGTAGGGCAGCAGTTGGCCAGTCATGGCTATGCAGTCGCCTCCCTCGACTTTCCTTTCACCAGCGCGAACGCGATTTCCGCGGCGATTAAAGGAACTGGTGCCATCCCGCCGCCGAATGCCTGGTATGGCCAGCCCCTGTCGGTGAGTGATCTGATTGATCAGGTCCAGCAGCGCTGGGGTGAGCGCGTGCGTACCGACCGTGTTGGGGTGTTGGGCCAATCCTTGGGTGGTTACACCGTCACTGCGCTGGCCGGAGCAGAACTCGACTGGGAGCACCTAGTGAGCAACTGCCGAAGCCTGTCGGATCCCGACACGGTGGTGCTCAATCCAGCGGTGGTATGGCAGTGCGTCGCCCCCGGAAAAGTGGTGGAGCGTCAAAGTTTCAGGGATCCGCGGGTCCAGGTTGCCGTGGCCATCAATCCCGTGACCAATCCCATTTTCAGCAGCGCATCCATGCAAAAGATCGCAGTCCCGATTCTTTTTGTGTCGGGTACGAATGATGTCTTTGCGCCTCCAATTTCCCAACAGCTGATTCCTTTTACGGCCATCAACCAGCCCGATTCCCTGCTGGTGTTGCAGCACAACGGCACTCACCTCTCCTTTCTCAAAGGCACGTCCGATCTGCCCGCTTTTGTGATCGGACCAGACCAGCCTTTGGCTCGCCAAGAGCTCAAAGGTCTGGCGCGCAGTTTCTTCGATCGGCACCTGCGGGATCAGCGTTCCTCCCCAGGGCCAGGGCAGTCGACAGCCAGTAACGGTGAGCTCTCGGGCCGTGATCCCCTCAAACTGCTGATCACCCCGCGATTCAGCAGGCAGCAGCTCAACCAGGCGGATCCTGGATTCAAGCAGTTTCCTTAG
- a CDS encoding HAD-IIB family hydrolase, with the protein MKTTLRRQWWVVTDLDGTLMDHRYDCAPALGTIRLLQRRGIPIIPCTSKTAEEVRRFREQTGLRDPFIVENGGAIHGENADGSPWQQTLGPSWQELRPQLDGLAHDLGQPLQALDDLSDQDADRLLGLGGDALRQAQRRACSVPFVPPPDGESRRRLQQLAQARQLAVVQGNRLGHLLGADVSKGRALAVLKQRQGASEVAVLALGDSPNDLPLLHAGDRSIVVPGVDGPHPALQAGLEEGRFQLAPAPHGHGWASAVEHWLQGLQDESPDDCAAHRE; encoded by the coding sequence ATGAAGACAACCCTGAGGCGTCAGTGGTGGGTGGTCACCGACCTCGATGGCACCTTGATGGACCATCGCTACGACTGCGCACCGGCACTGGGCACGATTCGTCTGCTGCAGCGTCGGGGGATTCCCATCATTCCGTGTACGAGCAAAACAGCGGAAGAAGTCCGTCGTTTCCGTGAACAAACCGGACTGCGGGATCCATTCATCGTCGAGAACGGGGGAGCCATTCATGGCGAGAACGCCGACGGGAGTCCCTGGCAGCAGACGCTCGGTCCGTCATGGCAGGAGCTGCGCCCACAGCTCGACGGCTTGGCGCACGACCTGGGGCAACCGCTGCAGGCGCTGGATGATCTCAGTGATCAGGATGCCGATCGCTTGCTTGGTTTGGGCGGTGACGCATTGCGACAGGCCCAGCGCCGGGCCTGCAGCGTGCCGTTTGTGCCTCCACCGGATGGCGAGTCACGCAGGCGTCTGCAACAGCTGGCGCAGGCCCGGCAACTTGCGGTTGTGCAGGGAAATCGCTTGGGCCATTTGCTGGGAGCCGACGTCAGCAAAGGCCGAGCACTTGCGGTGCTGAAGCAGCGCCAGGGAGCGTCTGAAGTGGCTGTTCTGGCTTTGGGAGATTCGCCCAATGACCTTCCTTTGCTGCACGCCGGCGACCGCTCGATCGTGGTGCCAGGGGTAGACGGACCGCATCCCGCCCTCCAGGCCGGCCTGGAGGAAGGTCGTTTCCAGTTGGCACCGGCCCCCCATGGGCATGGGTGGGCTTCAGCAGTTGAGCATTGGCTTCAGGGGCTGCAAGATGAGTCGCCTGACGATTGCGCTGCTCACCGTGAATAA
- a CDS encoding alpha-amylase family glycosyl hydrolase: protein MQFQSERALGNLLRSLYSGHPSGDLEALSSQLLQILGSASGNAEIRTKGNPWSVEDVVLITYADTVVEGDQPALVSLRTFLNSHLSEFAAVLHVLPFLEASSDGGFAVASHERLEERHGDWCDLADLAQGRRLMADLVLNHVSASHPWVRQFLRDQEPGRFCVLEAGPDPCWDNVVRPRSSALFTKLQGPISMRQVWTTFGPDQVDVDWRHPEVLLGFTRLLARMVAHGVGWIRLDAVGFVWKEPNTTCIHQPQAHQLVEILRQLLTIARADGVVVTETNVPEQENLSYLRTGREAHLAYNFPLPPLLLESAVSGSADLLNRWLSRWPSLPESTSLLNFTACHDGVGLRPLEGLMPPSRLRELLIACEQRGGLVSHRRLADGNEVPYEINISWWSAMADGGVDPSYWQRERFLLTQLMVLALPGVPAFYLPALLATANDLGRFRRTGHRRDLNRPQFKQRTLERRLQDPDSDAAVVLLALKQALSVRATLPALHPDGQLQVLTPDRVDRVVLRRSHAGHDLLAVHNVTSTRLTLDPSGLLDEEDASLWVDCLSGRTLEPCKRHLLNPYEVLWLVRS, encoded by the coding sequence GTGCAGTTTCAAAGCGAGCGAGCGCTGGGAAATCTGCTGAGGAGCCTTTACTCAGGTCATCCTTCCGGGGATCTCGAGGCGTTGTCGTCGCAATTGCTGCAGATTCTCGGCTCCGCATCGGGGAATGCTGAAATCCGCACCAAAGGCAATCCCTGGAGTGTCGAGGATGTGGTGCTGATTACCTACGCCGACACAGTCGTTGAGGGCGATCAGCCGGCCTTGGTGAGCCTTCGCACCTTTTTGAACAGCCATCTCTCAGAGTTCGCGGCGGTTCTCCATGTGTTGCCGTTCCTGGAGGCCTCGAGCGATGGCGGATTCGCGGTGGCCAGTCACGAACGTCTGGAGGAACGTCATGGTGATTGGTGCGATCTAGCTGATCTTGCCCAGGGGCGCAGGTTGATGGCTGATCTGGTCTTGAACCATGTGTCGGCCTCCCATCCCTGGGTGCGCCAGTTCTTGCGCGATCAAGAGCCGGGTCGGTTCTGCGTGTTGGAAGCGGGTCCTGATCCCTGTTGGGACAACGTGGTGCGTCCCCGCAGTTCCGCCCTGTTCACCAAGCTTCAGGGTCCCATCAGCATGCGTCAGGTTTGGACCACGTTTGGGCCCGACCAGGTGGATGTGGATTGGCGCCACCCCGAGGTGCTGCTCGGCTTCACCCGGCTGCTCGCCCGCATGGTGGCCCATGGGGTGGGCTGGATCCGTCTGGATGCGGTGGGGTTCGTCTGGAAGGAACCCAACACCACCTGCATTCATCAGCCTCAAGCCCATCAGTTGGTGGAAATCTTGCGCCAGTTGTTGACGATCGCCCGCGCCGATGGAGTGGTGGTCACGGAGACGAATGTCCCTGAACAGGAGAATCTGTCCTATTTGCGCACGGGTCGAGAGGCCCATTTGGCGTACAACTTTCCCTTGCCACCGCTGCTGCTTGAGTCGGCTGTCAGCGGCTCCGCTGATTTGCTCAATCGTTGGCTATCGCGCTGGCCGTCGCTGCCGGAGTCGACGTCGTTGCTCAATTTCACCGCCTGTCATGACGGTGTGGGGCTGAGACCGCTGGAGGGTTTGATGCCGCCGTCACGGCTGAGGGAGTTGTTGATCGCGTGTGAGCAGCGCGGGGGTCTGGTGAGTCATCGCCGGTTGGCCGATGGCAACGAAGTCCCCTATGAGATCAACATCAGTTGGTGGAGCGCCATGGCCGATGGGGGCGTTGACCCCAGCTACTGGCAGAGGGAACGCTTTCTGCTCACCCAGTTGATGGTGCTCGCCCTGCCTGGGGTGCCGGCGTTCTATCTGCCGGCTTTGCTCGCCACTGCCAATGACCTCGGTCGCTTCAGGCGCACGGGGCACCGGCGCGATCTCAACCGACCCCAGTTCAAGCAAAGGACGCTGGAACGGCGTCTGCAGGATCCAGACAGCGATGCCGCAGTCGTTTTGCTTGCGCTGAAGCAGGCGCTCTCGGTGCGGGCAACGCTGCCGGCGCTGCATCCTGATGGCCAGCTTCAGGTGTTGACCCCAGACCGGGTGGATCGCGTTGTATTGCGTCGATCCCATGCGGGTCATGACCTTCTGGCGGTTCATAACGTCACATCGACCCGTCTCACCCTGGATCCCTCCGGACTGCTCGACGAGGAGGATGCATCGCTTTGGGTCGATTGTCTCAGTGGCCGCACCCTGGAGCCCTGCAAACGCCATCTGTTGAACCCTTATGAGGTGCTCTGGCTGGTGAGGTCATGA